The Mastacembelus armatus chromosome 9, fMasArm1.2, whole genome shotgun sequence genome contains a region encoding:
- the rhbdd3 gene encoding rhomboid domain-containing protein 3 has protein sequence MLGRLWSVWFWFGSDRRGFCLGSSSLVTLMLLIYAGGIQASLSIGPGGDFPRFRDVFLYAISHDDLPSLLVSVALLLLVGPCQERRWGTVAFLALSILTMTVLPLLYTLVLFVGAGEASRICGYSAIHLALFTAQCRQVTQRRLLRCLPVWFLPWLLLLIGLLLLPGTPALLHFCAICIGHNYHQSFIGMLQDMEEIKVLDFIPDWVYVPASARFRLPTYTTSHRSRSLSQMVPVNPAAPPMRDRSVLNHHPSIEPLPAWIMEQCTAQSEVEVLEEQMLRAGIQASLEDVPDDPDAKVEVPKSSVSSLRLQQLEKMGFPTEKAVVALAASKQLDGAISLLIDDSIGQQAVVVSKGKSPLPPQST, from the exons ATGCTTGGTcgtttgtggtcagtgtggttTTGGTTTGGATCAGATCGCCGTGGATTCTGTCTGGGGTCATCTTCATTGGTAACACTCATGCTGCTGATCTATGCTGGGGGCATCCAAGCAAGTCTCAGCATAGGTCCAGGTGGAGACTTCCCAAGGTTCAGAG ATGTGTTCCTTTATGCCATCAGTCATGATGACCTTCCCTCTCTGCTGGTCAGTGTTGCTCTCCTGCTGCTGGTTGGACCATGTCAAGAGCGACGCTGGGGAACAGTCGCCTTCCTCGCCCTTTCCATCCTGACAATGACAGTATTACCTCTGCTTTATACCCTGGTCCTCTTTGTTGGTGCGGGCGAGGCAAGTCGGATCTGTGGTTACTCTGCCATCCACCTGGCTCTGTTTACAGCGCAGTGTCGTCAGGTGACACAGAGGAGGCTGCTGAGGTGTTTGCCCGTCTGGTTTCTCCCCTGGCTCCTTCTGCTGATTGGTCTGCTGTTGCTGCCGGGAACACCTGCCCTGCTTCACTTCTGTGCAATATGCATCGGACACAACT ATCATCAGTCATTTATTGGGATGTTACAGGACATGGAAGAAATCAAAGTTTTGGATTTCATTCCTGATTGGGTATATGTTCCTGCTTCAGCCAGGTTCAGATTGCCCACCTACACTACCTCACACAG GTCTAGATCGCTTTCTCAGATGGTGCCTGTAAATCCAGCTGCTCCCCCCATGAGGGATCGCTCTGTCTTGAACCACCACCCATCGATTGAGCCATTGCCTGCCTGGATAATGGAGCAGTGTACTGCACAGTCTGAGGTGGAGGTGCTGGAAGAGCAGATGTTAAGAGCAGGGATACAAGCCTCATTAGAGGATGTTCCTGATGACCCTGATGCTAAAGTGGAGGTGCCCAAATCATCAGTTTCCTCTCTGCG ACTCCAGCAACTAGAGAAGATGGGCTTCCCCACAGAGAAAGCTGTAGTCGCATTAGCAGCCTCAAAACAGCTAGATGGCGCCATCTCCCTGCTTATTGATGACAGCATAGGACAGCAGGCTGTGGTGGTATCTAAAGGAAAGAGCCCTCTCCCACCACAGAGCACCTAG